The following are encoded in a window of Phragmites australis chromosome 22, lpPhrAust1.1, whole genome shotgun sequence genomic DNA:
- the LOC133904440 gene encoding LIM domain-containing protein WLIM1-like: MATSFQGTTTKCTACDKTVYLVDKLTADNRVYHKACFRCHHCKGTLKLANYNSFEGVLYCRPHFDQLFKRTGSLDKSFEGTPKVVKPERNIENENAIKVSSAFAGTREKCVGCSKTVYPIERVTVNGTMYHKSCFKCCHGGCTISPSNYIAHEGKLYCKHHHIQLIKEKGNFSQLENEHEKASQAGSVEDEELEY; encoded by the exons ATGGCGACCTCCTTCCAGGGGACGACGACCAAGTGCACAGCCTGCGACAAGACGGTGTACCTGGTCGACAAGCTCACCGCCGACAACCGCGTCTACCACAAGGCCTGCTTCCGGTGCCACCACTGCAAGGGCACCCTCAAG CTTGCGAATTACAACTCCTTCGAGGGAGTGCTCTACTGCAGGCCTCACTTTGACCAGCTGTTCAAGAGGACCGGGAGTTTGGACAAGAGCTTTGAAG GAACTCCAAAGGTTGTCAAGCCAGAAAGAAACATTGAGAATGAG AATGCTATTAAAGTATCGAGCGCATTTGCTGGCACCAGAGAGAAATGTGTTGGATGCAGCAAGACAGTCTATCCAATCGAGAGG GTTACTGTTAACGGGACTATGTATCATAAGAGCTGCTTCAAGTGCTGCCATGGAGGATGCACCATCAGCCCTTCGAATTACATCGCACATGAAGGGAAGCTCTACTGCAAGCACCACCATATCCAGTTGATCAAAGAGAAGGGGAACTTCAGCCAGCTTGAGAACGAGCACGAGAAGGCGTCACAAGCTGGGTCAGTGGAGGATGAAGAATTAGAATATTAA